From the genome of Blautia hydrogenotrophica DSM 10507:
ACAAAGGCTTTTCCTATAACACCATTAACAACCATAAACGCTCGTTAAAAGCGTCATTCTATATCGCCATACAAGACGATTATGTAAGGAAAAATCCTTTTGATTTCAAGTTAAGTGAAGTCTTAGAAAATGATACAAAAGAGAAAGTCGCATTGACAGAGGAACAAGAACAAGCCCTACTGTCATTCATCAAGACGGACAATGTGTATCATAAGTATTTTGATGATGTGCTGATACTGTTAAAGACTGGACTTCGTATCTCGGAACTGTGCGGATTGACAATCATGGACGTTGATTTTAACCATGAGGTTGTGATTATCGACCACCAGTTACTAAAGAGCAAGGAACAAGGCTATTATATTGAAACGCCTAAAACAAAGAGCGGAACAAGGCAAGTACCGTTGAGTGAGGAAACAATCAAAGCATTTCAACGATTGATGAAGAAACGCCCAAAGGCAGAACCATTTGTGATAGACGGACGGGGCAACTTCCTATTTGTCAATCAGAAAGGCAAGCCCAAAGTTGCCATTGATTACAACGCCTTATTTGTCCGTATGGTAAAGAAATACAACAAGCACCATAAGGATAACCCCTTGCCACATATCACACCGCACACGCTACGCCATACGTTCTGTACAAGACTGGCAAGCAAGAACATGAACCCGAAAGATTTACAGTATATCATGGGGCATTCAAATATCAGTATCACAATGAACTGGTACGCTCATGCGTCCATAGATACCGCAAAATCAGAGGTTCAGCGTCTAATTGCATAGAAGTATTTACCACGATTTTAACCACGTTTGATAGCGAAAATATAAGAAGATAGACCTAGATATGTGAGGTTTACCACAAAAGCAAAATGCCCGTAGAGCCGATAAAATAAGGCTTTGCGGACATTTAAGAAGATATAAAAAGATAGTCAAAAAGACATATATAATTTATTCTGAACTATTTACTCCCACTCACATTGGAAAGGTGCAGTTAAAGAACCGCACTTCGATGGCACCTATGGGACCGGTGGGATATGCAGATGCATTTGGAGGGTTTCACCAGAGACTTCAGGATTATTATGTGCAGCGTGCACGGCACGGTGTAGGGTTGATTATCACAGGAATTTGCAGCGTGGACACCACGATTGAGGGATTGCCCACAGTGGGGCTGCCATGTCCCACGACGATGCCGATCGCGTTTATACACAGCTGCTATCAGATGAACGAGAGGATTCACGCTTACGGCGCGAAATGCTTTCTTCAGCTTACAGGAGGTCTAGGAAGAAGCGCTCTGCCAGGCTTTATTTCCAAGAACATTGCACCGTCAGAGCAGACGAACCGTTTTGACCCGCGGACAGTTCATCGTGAGATGACAAAAGAAGAGATCATGAAACTGATTGAAGGATTTGTAAAATCAGCAGTGATCGCGAAGAGAGCTGGCTTTGACGGAGTGGAAGTTCATGCAGTTCACGAGGGATATCTGCTGGACCAGTTCGCGATTGAATTGTTCAATCACCGCACAGATGAATTTGGTGGAAGTTTGGAAAACCGTCTGAGAGTCTCCACAATGATTGTGCAGGGAATTAAGAAAGCTTGTGGGCCAGATTTTCCTGTCAGTCTTCGCTATAGTTTGAAAAGCTGTATGAAGGCTCTGAGACAAGGGGGGCTGCCAGGAGAGGAATACGAGGAGGCCGGAAAGGATATCGCTGAGGGTATTGAGGCGGCAAAGATTCTAGTAGCGGCAGGCTATGACGCACTAAATGTGGATGCGGGCACTTATGACTCCTGGTATTGGAATCATCCGCCAATGTATTTTGAAGACGGTCCTTACATGGAATTTGGACGAATTTTGAAAAAAGAAGTGGATGTGCCGATTATTCTGGCTGGAAAACTGGATGATCCGAAGCTGGCAGTACAGGCTTTGGAGGACTGTTGCGATATCGTGAGCTATGGCCGTGCTTTGCTGTGTGATCCTGAGTATGTGGAAAAAGTCAGAACTGGACGGCTGGATGAGATACGTCCATGTCTGGGATGTCATGAGGGATGTCTAGGCCGAATTGCCAATGGCCCTGTGAGTTGTGCAGTGAATCCAGCCTGCGGTCGGGAAAGCATTTATGGAATTATCCCGGCGTTGAAGAAAAAGAAGGTTTTGATTGCAGGCGGAGGTGTCGCAGGTATGGAGGCAGCTCGGACAGCGGCGATTGTAGGACATTCTGTAGTAGTGTGTGAGAAATCGGACGCCTTGGGTGGAAATCTGATTCCAGGTGGAGTGCCTCACTTTAAGAGAAACGATCACAAGCTGATAGATTGGTATAAACGTCAGCTGGAATTGCTGGGAGTTGAAGTGAGATACAATACTGCCGTGACACCGGAATATGCCAAGAGCTTTGGGGCAGACGTGATAATCACGGCGACTGGTTCCCATGCGAGAAAGATGGAATTCCCAGGAGTAAAGAAGGCGGTGAGCGCAGAAGATGTGCTTATGGGACGAGAGACAGCAGGTGATCACGTGGTAATTGTCGGCGGCGGACTCGTAGGCTGCGAGACCGGCTTATGGCTGGCGACTCAGGGAAAACAAGTTTCGATAGTGGAGATTATGCCGGAGCTGCTGGGCGGCCATGGAAAGATTCCTCATATGAATGAGTTTATGCTGATGGATTTGCTGAAGTTTCATAAGATTGACGTTCACACGAGCGCGTCCGTGGTGGATACGGCAGAGAGTACAGTGACGGTGAAAAAGGGTGATGAGGCTCAGCAGCTGAAAGCGGATACGCTCATTGCAGCAGTGGGATATCTGTCAGAGAATGGTTTGTATGAGGCCTTGAAGGACTTAGACATTCCTGTCTACAATATAGGAGATTCCAGTCAAGTGCACAATATCATGTATGCGATTTGGAATGCTTATGAATTAGCTCGTG
Proteins encoded in this window:
- a CDS encoding site-specific integrase is translated as MKEKRRDSKGRILHTGESQRTDGKYLYKYVDAFGNTKYVYAWRLTPTDPTPKGKREKPSLRELEQQIRRDIEDGIDSTGKKMTLCQLYAKQNAQRANVKKSTQKQREQLMRLLKEDKLGARSIDTIKPSDAKEWALRMKDKGFSYNTINNHKRSLKASFYIAIQDDYVRKNPFDFKLSEVLENDTKEKVALTEEQEQALLSFIKTDNVYHKYFDDVLILLKTGLRISELCGLTIMDVDFNHEVVIIDHQLLKSKEQGYYIETPKTKSGTRQVPLSEETIKAFQRLMKKRPKAEPFVIDGRGNFLFVNQKGKPKVAIDYNALFVRMVKKYNKHHKDNPLPHITPHTLRHTFCTRLASKNMNPKDLQYIMGHSNISITMNWYAHASIDTAKSEVQRLIA
- a CDS encoding FAD-dependent oxidoreductase translates to MAPMGPVGYADAFGGFHQRLQDYYVQRARHGVGLIITGICSVDTTIEGLPTVGLPCPTTMPIAFIHSCYQMNERIHAYGAKCFLQLTGGLGRSALPGFISKNIAPSEQTNRFDPRTVHREMTKEEIMKLIEGFVKSAVIAKRAGFDGVEVHAVHEGYLLDQFAIELFNHRTDEFGGSLENRLRVSTMIVQGIKKACGPDFPVSLRYSLKSCMKALRQGGLPGEEYEEAGKDIAEGIEAAKILVAAGYDALNVDAGTYDSWYWNHPPMYFEDGPYMEFGRILKKEVDVPIILAGKLDDPKLAVQALEDCCDIVSYGRALLCDPEYVEKVRTGRLDEIRPCLGCHEGCLGRIANGPVSCAVNPACGRESIYGIIPALKKKKVLIAGGGVAGMEAARTAAIVGHSVVVCEKSDALGGNLIPGGVPHFKRNDHKLIDWYKRQLELLGVEVRYNTAVTPEYAKSFGADVIITATGSHARKMEFPGVKKAVSAEDVLMGRETAGDHVVIVGGGLVGCETGLWLATQGKQVSIVEIMPELLGGHGKIPHMNEFMLMDLLKFHKIDVHTSASVVDTAESTVTVKKGDEAQQLKADTLIAAVGYLSENGLYEALKDLDIPVYNIGDSSQVHNIMYAIWNAYELAREL